One window from the genome of Pseudanabaena yagii GIHE-NHR1 encodes:
- a CDS encoding DNA cytosine methyltransferase translates to MGNQRPIAVDLFAGAGGMTLGFEQAGFDVLAAVEIDPIHCATHEYNFPMWKVICASVTDISGNDIRQQSDIGDREVDVVFGGPPCQGFSLMGKRAFDDPRNELVSHFMRLVIELKAKYFVMENVKGLTVGNHSQFVDEVIANFENHGYKILKPYKVLNASHFGVPQHRERLFLVGCRQDLPLPSYPFPITKPAKAKRISKELANLPNSPTVSDAIADLPDISRYQELQDHDWCIAEYRKPQSIYSEYLRGLQTEPSNLSYPRKYNPQLLTSSISTAHCPTSIARFSATANGETEKISRFLKLDPQGICNTLRAGTPSNRGAFTAPRPIHPEQPRCITVREAARLHSYPDWFRFHSTKWHGFRQIGNSVPPLLARAVAHQLHTVLGINIIQPQDPIPLEKDELLRLKMLKAAEKYGVDSHVIESRIKKVDLINPTIV, encoded by the coding sequence ATGGGAAATCAACGACCGATCGCGGTGGATCTATTTGCGGGTGCGGGCGGGATGACATTGGGGTTCGAGCAAGCAGGATTTGATGTCCTTGCGGCGGTAGAGATTGATCCCATCCATTGCGCTACCCATGAGTACAATTTCCCCATGTGGAAAGTGATTTGCGCTAGTGTTACTGATATATCAGGGAATGATATTCGCCAGCAATCGGACATAGGCGATCGCGAAGTTGATGTGGTCTTCGGGGGACCGCCTTGTCAAGGTTTTTCTCTAATGGGCAAACGCGCCTTTGACGATCCGCGTAATGAGCTAGTGTCACACTTCATGCGGTTAGTCATAGAACTAAAAGCTAAGTATTTTGTGATGGAAAATGTGAAGGGCTTGACCGTAGGCAATCATAGTCAGTTTGTAGATGAAGTCATTGCCAATTTCGAGAACCATGGCTATAAAATCCTCAAACCCTATAAAGTTCTAAATGCTTCTCATTTTGGCGTACCACAACACCGCGAAAGACTATTTCTCGTCGGCTGTCGTCAAGATTTACCACTTCCCAGTTATCCATTCCCCATTACCAAACCTGCTAAAGCTAAACGCATTTCTAAAGAACTTGCTAATTTACCAAATAGCCCGACTGTAAGTGATGCGATCGCCGATTTACCAGATATTTCCAGATACCAAGAACTCCAAGATCATGATTGGTGCATTGCCGAGTACCGAAAGCCCCAAAGTATTTATAGTGAATATCTCCGAGGATTACAGACAGAACCGAGCAACCTATCCTATCCTCGCAAATATAACCCACAATTACTAACATCTAGCATCAGTACCGCGCATTGTCCCACATCAATTGCCCGTTTTAGTGCTACAGCCAATGGAGAAACCGAGAAAATTAGTCGCTTTCTCAAACTCGATCCTCAAGGCATTTGTAATACCCTCAGGGCTGGCACACCTAGCAATCGAGGAGCATTTACTGCACCTCGCCCAATTCATCCTGAACAACCACGCTGCATTACTGTCCGCGAGGCGGCGAGATTACATTCCTATCCCGATTGGTTTCGCTTTCACAGTACGAAATGGCATGGGTTTCGTCAGATTGGGAATTCCGTCCCACCACTATTAGCTAGAGCCGTTGCCCATCAATTACACACCGTTTTAGGAATAAATATCATTCAGCCTCAAGATCCAATTCCTTTAGAAAAAGATGAACTATTGCGCCTAAAAATGTTGAAAGCCGCAGAAAAATATGGCGTTGATTCCCATGTAATTGAGTCGCGAATCAAAAAAGTTGATTTAATCAATCCCACCATAGTGTAA
- a CDS encoding iron uptake porin, with amino-acid sequence MKKISNLSVLLGLSVLAAATGVSAENQSQAKVQSKASSTPVLQASLPTTEVKVNESETIRAINTELNRPKQEVAQNVTSVSQLSDVKPTDWAFTALQSLVERYGCIAGYPDRTFRGKQATSRYEFAAGLNACLDKINEIISAGLADKVSKEDLATLQKLQEEFAAELATLRGRVDALDAKVTKLEAQQFSTTTKLSGLAFFNVTGATGNNAVLNPAGAPQATPNITMSGLVWLTLNTSFTGKDSLVTQLAAGNGNSPFNNYTAGSLFNTTGVPFTDQQAGSGANLFVLRELSYTFPVFEKASLVVGPRVNFYKYFDNIRFIYPWNTSFNSINSTLLTNAKRGAGAVFLTPLGNQFDFKIGYLAESNEFGTNGSASNPNQGLFGGNNALTAELGFKPSDAFKFRLLYSRTNLAANAGVVGGAGFTPSLPGTVINANNGQSDVFVANFDWLVSKGFGLFGRYGYGTTNVNLTAGGSTNVVMQTFQVGAAFPDLFKEGAQALISFGMPFNFTSGKGSLATGAGDGGTQYDLELSYVYPISKNISLVPSFYTIFSPNNFNSNPTVFVGNLQAVFSF; translated from the coding sequence ATGAAAAAAATCAGTAATCTCTCAGTTCTATTGGGACTGAGTGTGTTAGCAGCAGCTACAGGCGTAAGTGCAGAAAATCAAAGTCAAGCTAAAGTTCAATCTAAAGCTTCTTCAACTCCTGTATTACAGGCATCTTTACCCACAACTGAGGTAAAGGTAAATGAATCGGAAACTATTCGAGCAATCAATACAGAACTAAACCGTCCTAAACAAGAAGTAGCTCAAAATGTTACTTCTGTTTCTCAACTGAGCGACGTAAAGCCTACAGATTGGGCTTTTACTGCATTGCAGTCTCTAGTTGAGCGCTATGGATGTATCGCAGGTTATCCTGATCGCACTTTCCGTGGCAAACAAGCAACCAGTCGCTACGAGTTTGCGGCAGGTTTGAATGCTTGTTTGGACAAAATCAACGAAATTATCTCCGCAGGTCTAGCTGATAAGGTCAGCAAAGAAGACCTCGCTACCTTGCAAAAACTGCAAGAAGAATTTGCAGCCGAGTTGGCAACCCTCCGTGGTCGTGTCGATGCTCTAGATGCCAAGGTAACTAAGCTCGAAGCACAGCAGTTCTCCACAACTACCAAATTAAGTGGTCTAGCATTCTTTAACGTCACTGGGGCTACAGGTAATAATGCTGTTTTAAATCCAGCTGGCGCTCCTCAAGCCACTCCAAATATAACCATGAGTGGACTAGTTTGGCTGACTCTAAACACATCCTTCACTGGTAAGGATTCTTTGGTTACTCAGCTAGCTGCTGGTAATGGTAATTCTCCATTTAATAACTACACGGCTGGTAGCCTCTTTAATACTACAGGTGTTCCATTCACCGATCAGCAAGCTGGATCCGGAGCTAACCTCTTTGTATTGCGTGAATTGTCCTATACCTTCCCAGTATTTGAGAAGGCTAGCTTAGTTGTTGGTCCTCGTGTCAACTTCTACAAATACTTTGACAATATTCGCTTTATCTATCCTTGGAATACCAGCTTTAACTCTATCAACAGCACATTGTTGACTAACGCCAAGCGTGGTGCTGGTGCTGTGTTCTTGACTCCTCTAGGCAACCAGTTTGATTTCAAAATTGGTTACTTGGCTGAGAGTAATGAATTTGGAACCAATGGTTCAGCGTCTAATCCAAACCAAGGTCTATTTGGTGGTAACAATGCCTTAACTGCTGAGCTTGGTTTCAAGCCAAGTGATGCATTTAAGTTCCGCTTGCTTTACAGCCGTACTAACCTTGCTGCTAATGCTGGAGTAGTTGGTGGGGCTGGATTTACTCCATCTCTTCCTGGTACTGTAATTAATGCCAACAATGGTCAGTCAGATGTATTTGTTGCTAACTTTGACTGGTTGGTATCTAAGGGATTTGGCTTGTTTGGTCGCTATGGCTATGGTACTACCAACGTTAACTTGACTGCTGGCGGTTCTACCAATGTCGTGATGCAAACATTCCAAGTTGGTGCAGCATTCCCTGACCTCTTCAAGGAAGGTGCTCAAGCTCTGATTTCCTTTGGAATGCCCTTTAACTTTACTAGTGGCAAGGGTTCTCTAGCTACTGGCGCAGGTGATGGTGGTACACAGTACGATTTGGAACTGTCCTACGTCTATCCAATCAGTAAGAATATTTCTCTTGTTCCTTCTTTCTATACTATTTTCAGCCCCAATAACTTCAACAGTAATCCAACTGTTTTTGTTGGTAACTTGCAGGCAGTCTTTAGCTTCTAA
- a CDS encoding NADH-quinone oxidoreductase subunit M, with product MLSTLIWFPIAGAVIVALLSGILDSKKLRNISLGIAIANFGWSLFLLTKFDLSLATMQLTESLAWLDQIGLSYRLGVDGLAFPLVLLNGLLLSIAIYISTDIQRPNLYFPLLLLIGGGVNGAFLAQNLLLFFLFFEVELIPLYLLIAIWGGERRGYAATKFLIYTAISGVLILAAFFGMAAFGSGDVTGFTFNYQDLNLEGVSKSTRGILLILLLLGFGIKIPIVPLHTWLPDAHVEASTPVSTLLAGVLLKLGTYGLLRFGLGLLPEAWQAIAPFLAIWAVVSVIYGCLTAITQKDMKKMVAYSSVGHMGYIILALATATPLSLVGATFQMVSHGLISALLFILVGIVYKKTGTRNLDSLNGLLNPERGLPITGSLMILAAMASAGTPGMMGFIAEFVIFRSSFAVFPVQTILCMLGTGLTAVYFLIMLDRVFFGRFSVRKDGSDKIITSIPFAQWQEKFPAIALALIIVFFGLIPNLATNMISSSANAIAPNHTQFKQIALLQSN from the coding sequence ATGTTAAGCACATTAATTTGGTTCCCGATCGCTGGAGCGGTAATAGTTGCTTTACTAAGCGGCATACTTGACTCCAAAAAATTACGCAACATCTCATTAGGAATAGCGATCGCTAATTTTGGGTGGTCTTTATTTCTACTGACAAAATTTGATCTCAGTCTTGCCACCATGCAGTTAACTGAGTCCTTAGCTTGGTTAGATCAAATCGGACTTAGTTATCGATTAGGCGTAGATGGCTTAGCATTCCCCTTAGTCCTACTTAATGGATTACTACTAAGCATTGCAATCTATATCAGCACAGATATTCAGCGTCCCAATCTCTACTTTCCTCTGCTATTACTCATTGGTGGTGGTGTCAATGGTGCTTTCCTTGCTCAAAATCTACTCCTATTCTTCCTATTCTTTGAAGTTGAACTAATTCCTCTCTATCTCTTAATTGCAATTTGGGGTGGAGAAAGACGTGGTTATGCTGCAACCAAGTTCTTGATTTATACCGCCATTTCAGGAGTATTGATTTTAGCCGCATTCTTTGGAATGGCAGCCTTTGGTAGTGGCGATGTTACTGGTTTCACCTTTAACTATCAAGACTTAAATCTAGAAGGAGTATCAAAAAGCACTAGAGGAATTTTACTGATTCTCCTGTTACTCGGATTTGGCATCAAGATTCCTATTGTGCCATTACATACATGGTTGCCAGATGCTCACGTTGAAGCTTCCACTCCCGTTTCAACTTTACTCGCAGGCGTTTTACTGAAATTAGGAACCTACGGCTTATTACGTTTTGGTCTTGGTTTACTGCCCGAAGCATGGCAAGCGATCGCTCCTTTCTTAGCAATATGGGCAGTAGTCAGCGTCATTTACGGATGTCTCACAGCAATCACCCAAAAAGACATGAAGAAGATGGTTGCTTATAGCTCCGTTGGTCACATGGGCTATATTATTTTGGCTCTAGCCACTGCTACCCCGCTTTCCCTTGTCGGCGCAACTTTTCAGATGGTCAGTCATGGCTTAATTTCTGCACTCCTCTTCATTTTGGTGGGTATTGTCTATAAGAAGACTGGAACTCGTAATCTTGACTCCCTCAATGGTTTGCTCAATCCTGAACGGGGCTTACCAATCACAGGTTCCTTAATGATTTTGGCAGCGATGGCTAGTGCAGGTACTCCGGGGATGATGGGCTTTATTGCTGAGTTTGTGATCTTTCGTAGTAGCTTTGCCGTTTTCCCTGTACAGACAATTCTCTGCATGTTAGGTACAGGCTTAACCGCAGTTTACTTTCTGATCATGCTCGATCGCGTGTTTTTTGGTCGCTTCTCCGTTCGCAAAGATGGTAGCGATAAAATTATTACTTCGATCCCCTTTGCTCAATGGCAAGAAAAATTTCCTGCGATCGCCCTTGCCCTGATCATCGTTTTCTTTGGACTGATTCCCAACTTGGCGACTAACATGATCAGCAGTTCCGCAAATGCGATCGCGCCTAACCACACCCAATTTAAGCAAATTGCTTTGTTACAATCGAACTAA
- a CDS encoding LapA family protein, with amino-acid sequence MLRLLLYFCLWIGSVGLAIFASQNIYPVTVKLGTFESIKLPLGLVLIFCTGAGSITMSLFMEFSQNSLQVSFSSLPKFTVPNTKPSFQKRQTEPQKTSSKNSFVNPSTKKKQGFRDDFDDDWDDDWG; translated from the coding sequence ATGCTGCGTTTATTACTTTACTTCTGTTTATGGATTGGCTCTGTGGGGTTAGCGATCTTTGCTAGCCAAAACATTTATCCTGTCACAGTGAAATTAGGAACATTTGAATCCATCAAACTACCTTTAGGGCTAGTCCTTATTTTTTGTACAGGAGCAGGCTCAATAACCATGAGTCTATTCATGGAATTTTCTCAAAACTCCCTCCAAGTCTCATTTTCTAGTCTTCCAAAATTCACTGTTCCTAACACAAAACCCTCTTTCCAAAAGCGACAAACAGAACCTCAAAAAACGTCATCAAAAAATTCATTTGTAAATCCATCTACAAAGAAAAAACAAGGTTTTAGAGACGATTTCGACGATGATTGGGATGATGACTGGGGCTAG
- a CDS encoding Uma2 family endonuclease produces the protein MTVTTARKMTFEEYLTYDDGTDKLYEFNDGELVEVTPATVFHNDLMMFFAFFLQSEINRSQHPYCVRVNSTEIFNGKRTRRPDVLVMTLAQKKSLGNQPDILRDPCLLVIEIVSPTCRTVDTIEKREEYAQFGIPEYWIIDFLLGTFTVLNLVNGVYIEKVYRESDLIISNVFPEISLMMRQVLESI, from the coding sequence ATGACCGTCACTACTGCTAGAAAAATGACATTTGAGGAATATCTCACCTATGACGATGGTACTGACAAACTGTATGAATTTAATGATGGGGAGTTAGTTGAAGTGACCCCTGCGACAGTATTTCATAACGATTTGATGATGTTTTTTGCATTTTTCTTGCAATCAGAAATAAATCGCTCTCAGCATCCATACTGTGTTCGGGTCAATAGCACTGAAATTTTCAATGGTAAAAGAACTCGCAGACCCGATGTTTTGGTAATGACCCTCGCTCAGAAAAAAAGCTTGGGAAATCAGCCAGATATTCTGCGTGATCCATGTTTACTAGTAATTGAAATCGTAAGTCCAACCTGTCGCACAGTAGACACTATTGAAAAGCGTGAGGAATATGCTCAGTTTGGTATTCCTGAATATTGGATTATTGATTTTTTGTTGGGGACTTTTACGGTTTTAAATTTGGTGAATGGAGTTTATATCGAGAAGGTTTATAGAGAAAGCGATCTCATTATCTCCAATGTTTTCCCAGAAATTTCTTTAATGATGAGACAAGTGCTAGAAAGCATTTAA
- a CDS encoding DUF4253 domain-containing protein, translating to MDKYQQIREVGTNGDNYDLSTEDLIEQFQYWDAQYGIELSDIEFDTVTVTFSDLPEDLTKLAVEIYEFCPDVIDQHFGCMADAIAVAEEFNQPLSVEIQVLLKDIDLTDEDYGFELLKRSLSIHKAITLWWD from the coding sequence ATGGATAAATATCAACAGATCCGCGAAGTTGGTACAAATGGCGATAACTACGATCTAAGTACTGAAGATCTGATCGAACAGTTCCAATATTGGGATGCTCAGTATGGCATTGAATTGAGTGATATCGAATTTGATACCGTAACTGTGACCTTTAGTGATTTGCCTGAAGACTTAACAAAGCTTGCCGTCGAAATTTATGAGTTCTGTCCAGATGTCATCGATCAACATTTTGGTTGTATGGCTGATGCGATCGCCGTTGCCGAAGAATTTAATCAGCCTCTATCGGTCGAAATTCAAGTTTTGCTTAAAGATATCGATCTTACTGATGAGGACTATGGGTTTGAGCTACTCAAGCGATCGCTCTCTATCCATAAAGCCATTACACTATGGTGGGATTGA
- a CDS encoding ABC transporter permease encodes MNLRDRWRSTSENILIPIGAVLASLVVFGIFCAVQGKNPIAIYGTIYQSAFGNSFSWQGTLIRAAPLMLTSLCTALPAMLGLTIIGNEGALIVGGLGAIAMGLALSSLPPIMVQIAMAMAGLIAGGLWIMFVGAIKYYRGVNETISSLLMNYIAIAVLNTLVEGPMRDPSSLNKPSSFPLAAVNMLQSIPNSRVHYGLIYGLVACAIAYFLIHRTTFGFAVRTVGGNIRAAKIAGLPVGKLTLIVTFLGGSCAGLAGMVEIAAIHGSANASLNADYGYSGILVAFIARQNPLVAVLVAVLMGGILASGSALQRSFGLPDATVLLFQGIVFLAILFSESLYGRLDFFKDREPEVKIDASATVV; translated from the coding sequence ATGAATTTACGCGATCGCTGGCGCTCAACATCTGAGAATATTCTCATTCCGATTGGAGCAGTACTTGCTTCATTAGTTGTCTTTGGGATTTTCTGCGCTGTGCAGGGAAAGAATCCGATCGCTATTTACGGCACTATCTATCAATCGGCATTTGGTAATAGCTTTTCTTGGCAAGGTACATTAATTCGGGCTGCTCCCCTAATGCTGACATCTTTATGTACAGCCTTACCTGCCATGCTGGGATTGACGATTATTGGTAACGAGGGTGCGTTAATCGTTGGCGGTTTAGGAGCAATCGCGATGGGGTTAGCCCTGTCATCATTACCGCCAATCATGGTACAGATTGCGATGGCAATGGCTGGGCTGATCGCAGGTGGACTTTGGATTATGTTTGTCGGTGCAATTAAGTATTACCGAGGTGTAAACGAAACCATTAGTAGTTTATTGATGAACTACATTGCGATCGCTGTCCTCAACACCTTAGTTGAAGGTCCCATGCGCGATCCTTCTAGCTTAAATAAACCATCCAGTTTCCCTCTTGCGGCGGTAAATATGCTGCAAAGCATTCCTAACTCGCGAGTGCATTATGGATTGATTTATGGCTTAGTTGCCTGTGCGATCGCTTATTTCCTAATTCATCGCACCACCTTTGGCTTTGCGGTTCGCACCGTAGGCGGCAATATCCGCGCTGCCAAAATTGCGGGATTGCCAGTGGGTAAACTCACTTTAATTGTGACTTTTTTGGGTGGTTCCTGTGCAGGTTTAGCAGGTATGGTAGAGATTGCCGCAATTCATGGCAGTGCTAACGCTTCCCTCAATGCTGACTATGGATATAGCGGCATTCTGGTTGCTTTTATCGCCAGACAAAATCCTCTAGTCGCAGTACTGGTCGCTGTATTAATGGGTGGTATTTTGGCAAGTGGTAGCGCATTACAGCGATCGTTTGGATTACCCGATGCCACAGTTCTCCTATTCCAAGGCATTGTATTCCTTGCAATTCTCTTTAGTGAATCTCTTTACGGTCGTTTAGACTTTTTTAAAGATCGTGAGCCTGAAGTAAAGATTGATGCTTCAGCAACTGTTGTTTAA
- a CDS encoding ABC transporter permease translates to MTDDTLGWMSVPLAIVAGTFRGSAPFLFVSLGECLTEKAGKINLGLEGTLLTGAMTAYAVSYLTKSPWLGVLAAGLAGVGLGLIHAWLSQRPRVSDVAVGIAMIIFGSGIAFFFGKAFIQPKAIPLPVFELGNWSSYPQVQDALKISPLLLIGIVIAPVMQWFFSSTRWGLYVRAVGDSPSAARAMGISVVGVRTGAIVAGSFLAGIGGASLSLYYPGLWSERISSGQGLMAVALVIFARWQPIHCLWAALLFGGAQAIGPSLQAVGISSYRYLFNAAPYIMTLIITIATCSPRRTLSGSPGALGTNE, encoded by the coding sequence ATGACAGACGATACACTTGGTTGGATGAGCGTGCCTCTGGCAATTGTTGCAGGAACGTTCCGAGGTAGCGCCCCATTTCTATTTGTGAGCTTGGGTGAATGTCTTACGGAAAAAGCTGGCAAAATCAATCTTGGTCTGGAAGGGACATTGCTCACAGGGGCGATGACTGCCTATGCAGTTTCCTATTTGACTAAATCGCCTTGGTTGGGTGTGCTTGCCGCAGGGCTGGCTGGTGTCGGACTGGGATTAATTCATGCTTGGTTATCACAGCGTCCAAGGGTCAGTGATGTCGCCGTTGGCATTGCGATGATTATCTTTGGTAGTGGGATTGCGTTTTTCTTTGGCAAGGCATTTATTCAACCCAAAGCGATTCCTCTGCCTGTATTTGAGCTAGGCAATTGGAGTAGCTATCCACAGGTGCAGGATGCGCTCAAAATTAGTCCTTTGTTACTAATTGGTATTGTGATTGCGCCTGTAATGCAGTGGTTCTTTAGTTCAACCCGTTGGGGCTTGTACGTGCGCGCCGTAGGTGACAGTCCTAGCGCTGCAAGGGCAATGGGCATTTCCGTTGTAGGTGTACGCACGGGCGCGATCGTGGCAGGTAGTTTCTTAGCTGGAATTGGTGGTGCGAGTTTATCGCTGTATTACCCCGGACTATGGTCTGAGCGTATTTCTAGTGGACAGGGTTTAATGGCGGTTGCACTGGTAATTTTTGCGAGATGGCAACCGATCCATTGTTTATGGGCTGCCCTATTGTTTGGTGGCGCTCAAGCGATCGGACCTTCATTACAAGCAGTGGGCATTAGCTCCTATCGGTATTTGTTTAATGCTGCGCCCTACATCATGACGCTAATTATCACGATCGCAACCTGTTCACCCCGTAGAACTTTAAGTGGTTCACCGGGAGCCTTAGGCACAAATGAATAA
- a CDS encoding BMP family ABC transporter substrate-binding protein, translated as MSPIYIPRRKFIRGAIATAAFGATSQLWAGCTEQAPTNTANTGAPSTSGSPAAALLTIGFVYVGPKDDFGYSQAHYEGETAIAKLPNVKTVSEASVAETATVQETMLSMINQNNVSALFPTSFGYFDPHILKVAAANPKVQFFHCGGMYTEGKHPKNIGSYYGYIDEAEYVAGVVAGLTTKTGKLGFVAAKPIPQVVRNINSYTLGARSVNPKVTVQVIFTGDWSVPVKEAEAANSMVDQGVDVLTCHVDSPKVVMETAEKRKIFCTGYHANQSKLAPNGYLTGAEWDWTSVYTQYVEWFKAGKSVTDGGIPHLVRGGLKEKFCKVSPFGSAVSAATKKEAEKVLAKFMDGSMVIYAGEIKDNTGKVVIAKGKEYKQTDLDLEKMDWFVEGVIGNVKS; from the coding sequence ATGAGTCCAATCTATATTCCACGTCGCAAGTTTATTCGGGGCGCGATCGCTACAGCAGCTTTTGGAGCAACTTCTCAACTGTGGGCTGGTTGCACAGAGCAAGCCCCTACGAATACAGCCAATACAGGAGCGCCAAGTACCTCAGGATCGCCTGCGGCAGCCTTATTAACTATTGGGTTTGTCTATGTTGGACCTAAAGATGATTTTGGCTATAGCCAAGCTCATTATGAAGGTGAAACAGCGATCGCCAAGTTGCCTAACGTCAAAACTGTGAGTGAAGCTAGTGTTGCTGAAACTGCTACAGTTCAAGAAACGATGTTGAGCATGATTAATCAAAATAATGTCTCAGCTCTTTTCCCAACATCTTTTGGTTATTTCGATCCGCATATTTTGAAGGTTGCGGCAGCTAATCCCAAAGTGCAGTTCTTCCATTGTGGAGGCATGTATACGGAAGGGAAACATCCTAAAAACATTGGTAGCTACTATGGCTATATCGACGAAGCTGAATATGTTGCGGGAGTGGTTGCAGGACTCACCACCAAAACTGGTAAGTTAGGATTTGTGGCAGCAAAGCCAATTCCACAGGTAGTTCGCAATATTAACAGCTATACCCTTGGTGCACGCAGCGTTAACCCTAAGGTAACAGTGCAAGTTATTTTCACAGGTGATTGGTCAGTTCCTGTTAAAGAAGCGGAAGCTGCGAATAGCATGGTCGATCAAGGCGTAGATGTATTGACCTGTCACGTAGACAGCCCCAAGGTGGTCATGGAAACTGCGGAGAAACGCAAGATTTTCTGTACTGGATATCATGCTAATCAGTCGAAGCTTGCTCCTAATGGCTATTTGACTGGCGCAGAATGGGATTGGACGAGTGTATATACTCAGTATGTGGAATGGTTTAAGGCTGGTAAATCAGTAACAGATGGAGGTATTCCTCACCTAGTACGTGGTGGTCTCAAGGAGAAGTTCTGTAAAGTTTCGCCTTTTGGTAGTGCTGTCAGTGCTGCAACTAAGAAGGAAGCTGAGAAGGTACTGGCGAAGTTCATGGATGGCAGCATGGTGATCTATGCTGGTGAGATTAAGGACAATACTGGTAAGGTCGTAATTGCCAAGGGCAAAGAATATAAGCAAACTGATCTTGATTTGGAAAAGATGGATTGGTTTGTGGAAGGAGTTATCGGTAACGTTAAGAGCTAA
- the tgt gene encoding tRNA guanosine(34) transglycosylase Tgt: MNNFTFKLECQCCHTDARVGQFHTPHGVVSTPRFMPVGTLANVKTVTPAQLKDCKAEMVLANTYHLHLQPGEDIVAEAGGLHKFMNWDGPILTDSGGFQVFSLSEIRSISEEGVQFRSPRDGNMINLTPEKSIQIQNQLGADVIMAFDECAPYPATYEAVKLAGERTTRWLERCIKAHDRKDVQALFGIVQGGVYLDLRQKSARELIEFDLPGYAIGGVSVGEPPELIEKIVKATTPLLPTNKPRYLMGVGTYKEMAQAVAAGIDLFDCVIPTRLARHNVALVRGDRWNLKNQKFKRDFEQLDRDCPCYTCQNFSRAYLSHLVRSQEILGYTLLSIHNITELIRFTQRMRQAIIDNRFVAEFGHYLSNSME, encoded by the coding sequence CTGAATAACTTCACTTTTAAATTAGAGTGCCAGTGCTGCCACACTGATGCAAGAGTTGGGCAGTTCCACACCCCACATGGAGTGGTGAGTACACCAAGGTTTATGCCCGTTGGCACATTGGCAAACGTAAAAACTGTCACCCCTGCTCAGCTTAAAGACTGCAAGGCAGAGATGGTCTTAGCCAATACCTATCACCTCCATCTACAACCAGGTGAAGATATTGTCGCGGAAGCTGGCGGCTTACATAAATTTATGAATTGGGATGGTCCTATCCTCACAGACTCAGGCGGATTTCAAGTATTTAGCCTCAGCGAAATTCGTTCCATTAGCGAGGAGGGTGTGCAGTTTCGATCGCCCCGTGATGGCAACATGATCAATCTCACCCCAGAGAAATCGATTCAAATCCAGAATCAACTGGGAGCAGACGTGATCATGGCATTTGACGAATGCGCTCCCTACCCTGCCACCTATGAAGCGGTTAAGCTTGCTGGCGAACGCACCACCCGTTGGCTAGAGCGCTGCATTAAGGCTCACGATCGCAAGGATGTTCAAGCCCTATTCGGGATTGTCCAAGGTGGAGTCTATCTCGATTTACGGCAAAAATCGGCGCGAGAACTGATTGAGTTTGACTTACCTGGCTATGCAATCGGTGGCGTGAGTGTTGGTGAACCACCCGAACTCATCGAAAAAATTGTGAAAGCGACCACCCCACTATTGCCAACCAATAAACCCCGTTACTTGATGGGTGTTGGCACATATAAGGAAATGGCACAGGCAGTTGCCGCAGGTATAGATTTATTTGATTGCGTCATTCCCACCCGACTAGCAAGGCATAATGTTGCTCTAGTAAGAGGCGATCGCTGGAATCTCAAAAATCAAAAATTTAAACGTGACTTTGAACAACTTGATCGCGATTGCCCTTGTTATACTTGCCAAAATTTCTCACGGGCATATCTCAGCCATTTAGTGCGATCGCAGGAAATTTTAGGATATACATTACTATCTATCCATAACATTACTGAACTTATCAGATTTACACAAAGAATGCGTCAAGCAATTATTGATAATCGCTTTGTTGCAGAATTTGGTCATTATCTCTCCAATTCAATGGAATAA